One genomic segment of Polynucleobacter sp. MWH-UH2A includes these proteins:
- the uvrB gene encoding excinuclease ABC subunit UvrB yields MIAEMPPKLSKTDVKIESKVAQKSAATDTPENAGHELDPAKFVSFPDSPYQLYQPFPPAGDQPAAIDALVEGVEDGLTYQTLLGVTGSGKTFTMANVIARTGRPAIVFAPNKTLAAQLYSEFREFFPKNAVEYFVSYYDYYQPEAYVPQRDLFIEKDSSINEHIEQMRLSATKSLLERRDVVIVATVSAIYGIGNPGDYHSMVMTLRPGDKMSQRDILTRLIAMQYERNEMDFKRGVFRVRGDTIDIFPAEHNELALRVELFDDEVESLQFFDPLTGKIRQKIPRFTVYPSSHYVTPRETVLKAIETIKEELRIRLDEFVKDGKLVEAQRLEQRTRFDLEMLNELGFCKGIENYSRHLSGAAPGEAPPTLVDYLHNDALMFLDESHVLIGQLNAMYNGDKSRKHTLVEFGFRLPSAMDNRPLKFTEFETKMRQTIFVSATPADYESQHQGQVVEQVARPTGLVDPEIEVLPASTQVDDLLSQIHERVKVGERVLVTVLTKRMAEQLTDFLSDNGVKVRYVHSDIDTVERVEILRDLRLGVFDVLVGINLLREGLDIPEVSLVAILDADKEGFLRSERSLIQTIGRAARNVRGKAILYADKVTDSMRRAMGETERRRSKQIAFNKTHGIEPKGVQKRIKDIIDGVYDVKEKRQEMAVEQERAHYEDMSEKDLSNEIKRLEKQMIAEAKNLEFEKAANTRDRLSKIKEMAFGARSRDSLG; encoded by the coding sequence ATGATAGCCGAGATGCCCCCTAAGTTAAGCAAAACTGACGTAAAAATAGAGTCGAAAGTGGCTCAGAAAAGTGCGGCTACGGATACCCCGGAAAATGCTGGACATGAGCTTGATCCAGCCAAATTCGTTAGTTTCCCCGACTCCCCATATCAGCTTTACCAGCCATTCCCGCCAGCTGGTGACCAGCCTGCGGCAATTGATGCACTTGTAGAGGGCGTAGAGGATGGTCTGACCTATCAGACCCTATTAGGGGTGACTGGCTCTGGCAAAACCTTCACGATGGCCAATGTCATCGCCAGAACCGGCCGTCCAGCCATTGTTTTTGCCCCAAATAAAACCCTGGCAGCCCAGCTTTACAGCGAATTTAGGGAGTTTTTCCCTAAAAATGCGGTTGAGTACTTCGTGAGCTATTACGACTATTACCAGCCTGAGGCCTATGTGCCTCAGCGCGATCTCTTTATCGAGAAAGACTCCTCTATTAATGAGCACATTGAACAAATGCGCTTGTCAGCAACAAAGAGTTTGTTGGAGCGTCGAGATGTGGTGATTGTGGCCACCGTTTCCGCGATATACGGTATTGGTAATCCAGGTGACTATCACAGCATGGTGATGACCTTGCGACCTGGTGACAAAATGAGTCAGCGCGATATTTTGACCAGACTCATTGCCATGCAATATGAACGCAATGAGATGGACTTCAAGCGAGGTGTATTTCGAGTGCGTGGCGATACGATTGATATCTTCCCGGCGGAACATAACGAATTAGCATTGCGCGTAGAACTGTTTGATGATGAAGTGGAAAGCTTGCAGTTTTTTGATCCACTGACTGGGAAAATTCGACAAAAAATTCCACGCTTTACGGTTTATCCAAGCTCGCATTACGTCACTCCACGCGAAACCGTATTGAAAGCCATCGAGACAATTAAAGAGGAATTGCGAATTCGCTTGGATGAATTTGTGAAGGATGGAAAATTGGTTGAAGCCCAGCGTTTAGAGCAACGCACGCGCTTTGATTTAGAAATGTTGAATGAGTTGGGTTTTTGTAAGGGCATTGAAAACTACTCTCGCCACCTGTCTGGGGCTGCTCCAGGCGAGGCCCCACCGACCTTGGTGGACTACTTGCACAATGATGCTTTGATGTTTTTGGATGAAAGCCACGTCCTTATTGGGCAGTTAAATGCTATGTATAACGGCGACAAGTCACGCAAACATACCTTGGTTGAGTTTGGTTTTCGTTTGCCATCTGCAATGGATAATCGCCCACTCAAATTTACTGAATTTGAAACGAAGATGCGTCAAACCATATTCGTATCAGCAACCCCCGCAGACTATGAAAGCCAACATCAGGGTCAAGTTGTTGAGCAAGTAGCTAGACCGACAGGTTTGGTTGATCCAGAGATTGAGGTGTTACCAGCAAGTACGCAGGTTGATGATTTACTCAGCCAAATTCATGAACGCGTAAAGGTGGGTGAGCGTGTATTGGTAACCGTGTTAACGAAGCGCATGGCAGAACAATTAACCGATTTTCTCTCTGACAATGGTGTGAAGGTGCGTTATGTGCATTCGGACATTGATACCGTTGAGCGCGTGGAAATTTTGCGTGATCTGCGTTTAGGCGTTTTTGACGTACTGGTGGGCATCAATTTATTGAGAGAGGGCTTGGATATTCCCGAAGTATCTTTGGTGGCCATTTTGGATGCCGATAAGGAGGGCTTCTTGCGCTCTGAGCGCTCACTTATTCAAACGATTGGTCGTGCTGCTCGTAATGTTCGGGGCAAGGCAATCTTGTATGCCGATAAGGTGACTGATTCCATGCGTAGGGCGATGGGCGAGACAGAACGTCGCCGTAGCAAGCAAATCGCCTTCAATAAGACCCATGGCATTGAGCCTAAAGGAGTTCAAAAGCGCATTAAAGACATCATTGATGGCGTTTATGACGTTAAAGAGAAGCGCCAAGAAATGGCTGTTGAGCAAGAGCGGGCTCATTATGAAGATATGAGCGAAAAAGACTTATCTAATGAAATCAAGCGCTTAGAGAAGCAGATGATTGCCGAAGCCAAAAACCTGGAGTTTGAAAAGGCGGCCAATACCCGGGATCGACTCTCGAAAATCAAGGAAATGGCCTTCGGGGCGCGATCAAGGGATTCCTTGGGGTAG
- a CDS encoding thiolase domain-containing protein, whose amino-acid sequence MSSAANKYDACIAGIYEHPLRVAPDHTVAQLHAEVARGALLDAGLTLDDVDGYFCAGDAPGMGPVSMADYLGLKKLRYLDSTDTGGSSYLTHVNHAARAIAAGQCKVALITLAGRPKSEGSSGTQVRSQWASAPDFAFEKPYSPAPLNTYAMCAMRHMYEFGTTSEQLAWIKVAASHHAQHNPNAALKDVLTVDDVLNSPMIADPLHRADCCVVTDSGGALVVVHPDIAKTLKKPVVTMMGAGETTKGQMGGKVDLTYSGLAWAAPLAFKEAKLTPEQIRYASIYDSFTITVLIQLEDLGFCKKGEGGKFVEGGQLISGKGKLAFNTDGGGLCNNHPANRGGMTKVIEAVRQLRGEAHPAVQVPNLEFALASGIGGALGTRHGASVLIMGRLQ is encoded by the coding sequence ATGTCATCTGCTGCTAATAAATACGATGCTTGTATAGCGGGCATTTACGAGCACCCCCTGAGAGTTGCGCCAGATCATACAGTCGCGCAACTGCATGCTGAGGTTGCTCGAGGTGCTCTGCTAGATGCCGGCTTAACCTTAGATGATGTTGATGGGTATTTTTGTGCTGGGGATGCTCCTGGAATGGGTCCAGTGTCCATGGCTGACTATCTAGGTTTAAAGAAATTACGCTATCTCGATTCCACTGATACTGGCGGATCTTCCTATTTAACTCACGTTAATCATGCTGCTCGCGCTATCGCCGCCGGTCAATGCAAAGTGGCGCTCATTACTTTGGCGGGCCGCCCAAAATCAGAAGGGTCCAGTGGCACACAAGTTCGTAGTCAATGGGCAAGCGCTCCAGACTTTGCTTTTGAGAAACCATACTCACCGGCACCATTGAATACTTATGCCATGTGCGCAATGCGTCACATGTATGAGTTTGGCACTACTAGTGAGCAGCTGGCTTGGATTAAGGTGGCAGCATCACATCATGCGCAACATAATCCTAATGCCGCTTTAAAAGACGTCTTAACGGTGGATGATGTGTTGAATTCGCCAATGATTGCGGATCCACTACATCGCGCAGATTGTTGCGTGGTTACTGATAGTGGCGGTGCATTGGTGGTAGTGCATCCAGATATCGCTAAGACTTTAAAAAAGCCGGTTGTCACTATGATGGGTGCTGGAGAAACAACAAAGGGACAGATGGGTGGCAAGGTAGATCTGACTTATTCGGGGTTGGCATGGGCTGCGCCTTTGGCATTTAAAGAGGCAAAACTGACGCCAGAGCAAATTCGTTATGCCTCAATCTATGACAGCTTCACTATTACCGTATTGATTCAGCTAGAGGACCTTGGGTTTTGTAAAAAGGGCGAAGGCGGTAAGTTTGTCGAGGGCGGTCAACTCATTTCTGGAAAAGGAAAATTAGCATTTAATACCGATGGTGGTGGTCTATGTAACAACCATCCAGCAAACCGCGGTGGTATGACTAAGGTGATTGAGGCGGTTAGGCAGTTACGTGGTGAGGCGCATCCAGCAGTACAGGTGCCTAATCTCGAATTTGCGCTTGCTTCTGGAATTGGAGGCGCGTTGGGTACTCGTCATGGTGCTTCAGTATTAATTATGGGGAGATTGCAATGA
- a CDS encoding DUF1841 family protein, translating into MALFNPTREEVRRFFCDAWKKKNAGQILDSMETLASDWIAQHPEYHSLLADPEGALAQDYTPERGETNPFLHLSMHLSISEQISINQPPGIKEIAEKLSKKLGSEHEAQHLMMECLGQVMWESQREGKPLNPESYLEALRKLC; encoded by the coding sequence GTGGCACTATTTAATCCCACTCGCGAAGAGGTTCGTCGCTTTTTCTGTGACGCCTGGAAGAAAAAAAATGCTGGGCAGATTTTGGATTCAATGGAGACGCTTGCTAGCGACTGGATAGCGCAACATCCTGAATACCATTCCCTATTAGCCGACCCAGAGGGTGCATTAGCCCAAGACTACACACCAGAGCGTGGGGAAACTAATCCCTTCCTGCATTTATCTATGCATCTATCGATTAGCGAGCAGATCTCCATTAATCAGCCACCAGGTATCAAAGAAATCGCCGAGAAATTAAGCAAGAAATTGGGCTCGGAACATGAGGCCCAGCATCTGATGATGGAATGCTTAGGGCAAGTGATGTGGGAATCACAGAGGGAAGGCAAACCCCTTAACCCCGAGAGTTATCTCGAGGCTCTACGGAAACTTTGTTAA
- a CDS encoding polyhydroxyalkanoate depolymerase, with protein sequence MLYQLHEFQKALLQPMSSWARAASEALINASNPASKVPGSERLAASYELLYRLGKNYKKPEFGIRSVIAHGHEVAIHEMVKVAKPFCNLIRFKRFSDDVETIKKLKEDPSVLIVAPLSGHHATLLRDTVRTLLQDHKVYITDWVDARNVPVSEGEFGLDDYVHYVQEFIRYIDSENLHVISVCQPTVPTLGAISLMASAGEKTPASMIMMGGPIDARKSPTAVNNLAEQKSHDWFESHVIYKVPPTYPGAGRRVYPGFLQHTGFIAMNPQNHLQSHWDYFTNLVRGDEEDAEAHIRFYDEYNAVLDLDAKFYLDTIKTVFQDYALPNGTWEVAGKLVKPQDIQKTALLTVEGELDDISGSGQTRSAHGLCAGIPKESKAHYEVAGAGHYGIFAGRRWREKVYPKIKSFIREHQPQKRKSGAN encoded by the coding sequence ATGCTTTACCAGTTACACGAGTTCCAAAAAGCCTTACTTCAGCCAATGAGTTCATGGGCACGCGCTGCCTCTGAGGCATTGATTAACGCATCGAATCCCGCTTCAAAAGTTCCCGGCTCTGAGCGCTTAGCCGCCAGCTATGAACTCCTCTATCGCTTAGGCAAGAACTACAAAAAGCCAGAATTTGGCATTCGTTCTGTAATTGCGCATGGTCATGAGGTTGCTATTCATGAAATGGTCAAGGTTGCGAAACCATTCTGTAACTTGATTCGTTTCAAGCGCTTTTCCGATGATGTGGAAACAATCAAAAAACTGAAAGAAGATCCTTCCGTTTTAATCGTCGCGCCACTCTCAGGTCACCACGCCACTTTGCTACGCGACACCGTTCGCACACTTCTACAAGATCACAAGGTATACATTACCGACTGGGTTGATGCTCGTAATGTTCCTGTGAGCGAGGGTGAGTTTGGATTAGATGACTATGTTCACTACGTCCAAGAATTTATTCGCTACATTGACTCAGAAAATTTACATGTGATTTCTGTTTGTCAGCCTACTGTGCCTACTTTAGGCGCCATTTCATTAATGGCTTCCGCTGGTGAAAAAACTCCTGCCTCAATGATCATGATGGGCGGTCCAATTGATGCGCGCAAGTCGCCAACTGCTGTGAACAACTTAGCTGAACAAAAATCACACGATTGGTTTGAGAGTCACGTCATTTATAAAGTTCCACCAACATATCCAGGCGCTGGTCGTCGCGTATACCCAGGCTTCTTGCAACATACTGGCTTTATTGCCATGAATCCCCAAAACCATTTGCAATCACATTGGGATTACTTTACCAACCTCGTGCGAGGCGATGAAGAGGATGCTGAGGCGCATATTCGTTTCTATGATGAATACAACGCTGTTTTGGATTTAGATGCGAAGTTCTACCTCGACACCATTAAAACCGTATTCCAAGACTACGCATTACCAAATGGCACTTGGGAAGTTGCCGGCAAACTGGTGAAGCCACAAGATATTCAAAAGACTGCTCTACTAACCGTAGAGGGTGAACTTGACGATATCTCTGGAAGTGGTCAAACACGATCTGCACACGGTCTGTGCGCTGGCATTCCTAAGGAATCAAAAGCCCATTACGAAGTAGCAGGCGCTGGTCACTATGGCATCTTCGCAGGTCGTCGTTGGCGTGAAAAGGTATATCCAAAAATTAAATCCTTTATTCGAGAGCATCAGCCTCAAAAACGTAAATCAGGCGCTAATTAA
- the nth gene encoding endonuclease III, translating to MNPEKRRAFFEQLKANNPKPTTELEYSSPFELLIAVLLSAQATDVSVNKGTRKLFKIANTPQALIDLGEEGVRPYIQHIGLFNSKGRHIQETCRLLIEKHGGEVPQNREDLEALPGVGRKTANVILNTAFGQPTIAVDTHIFRVSNRTGLAPGKDVLEVEKQLLKRVPKEYLLDAHHWLILHGRYTCKARNPECAQCIVEPLCGFKQKTGKGKVRGTI from the coding sequence ATGAACCCAGAAAAGCGCCGCGCTTTTTTTGAACAACTCAAAGCAAACAATCCAAAACCCACTACTGAGTTGGAATATAGTTCGCCTTTTGAGTTACTCATTGCTGTACTCCTATCCGCTCAAGCTACCGACGTTTCAGTAAACAAGGGCACGCGCAAACTTTTTAAGATTGCCAACACCCCTCAAGCACTGATAGACCTGGGTGAAGAAGGTGTGCGACCCTATATTCAACATATTGGGCTATTTAATTCCAAAGGTAGGCATATTCAGGAAACCTGTCGCCTGCTAATTGAAAAGCACGGCGGCGAAGTGCCACAAAATAGAGAAGATCTCGAAGCTTTGCCTGGTGTTGGCAGAAAAACGGCCAACGTTATTCTCAATACTGCTTTTGGTCAACCGACTATCGCAGTTGATACCCACATCTTTAGGGTATCGAATCGCACTGGTCTAGCACCCGGCAAAGATGTTCTAGAGGTTGAGAAACAATTACTCAAACGGGTTCCGAAAGAATACCTATTAGATGCGCATCATTGGCTCATCTTGCATGGTAGATATACTTGCAAAGCGCGTAACCCTGAGTGCGCACAATGTATTGTTGAGCCCCTCTGCGGATTCAAGCAAAAAACAGGAAAAGGAAAAGTTCGTGGCACTATTTAA
- a CDS encoding 3-oxoacid CoA-transferase subunit B, producing the protein MIDLSKVKKRTTADIAKRIVQDIPDGAHVNLGIGQPMTISNYLPSDKEILLHSENGLLGMGPLAKDHEIDEELVNAGKQPVTMLPGASLCHHADSFVMIRGGHIDICVLGAFQVSVKGDIANWRTGDPKAIPAVGGAMDLALGAKKLFVMMEHLTKSGESKFVQECTYPLTALAAVDCIYTDLATIAVTPQGLVAVDWVDCLSFEELQSLSGVPMIRGSAQ; encoded by the coding sequence ATGATTGATCTCTCTAAAGTCAAAAAACGCACAACAGCGGATATTGCCAAGCGGATTGTTCAAGATATTCCTGACGGTGCGCATGTCAACTTGGGTATTGGCCAACCAATGACTATTTCAAACTATCTGCCTTCTGATAAAGAGATTCTGTTGCACTCCGAGAATGGCTTGCTTGGTATGGGGCCACTTGCGAAGGATCATGAAATTGATGAAGAGCTGGTGAATGCTGGTAAGCAGCCAGTCACGATGTTGCCGGGCGCATCGCTTTGTCATCATGCGGATTCTTTTGTGATGATTCGTGGAGGTCATATTGATATTTGTGTCTTAGGCGCCTTTCAGGTTTCAGTAAAGGGCGATATCGCGAATTGGCGTACCGGCGATCCAAAAGCCATCCCTGCAGTGGGTGGTGCGATGGATTTGGCCTTGGGTGCCAAGAAATTATTCGTCATGATGGAACATCTCACCAAATCTGGTGAATCGAAATTCGTTCAAGAATGTACTTATCCCTTAACGGCTTTGGCTGCAGTTGACTGCATTTATACCGATTTGGCAACAATCGCCGTTACACCTCAGGGGCTGGTTGCGGTAGATTGGGTAGACTGCCTTAGTTTTGAAGAATTGCAATCTTTAAGTGGCGTACCAATGATTCGGGGTTCGGCACAATAA
- a CDS encoding tripartite tricarboxylate transporter substrate binding protein yields MKVCLKTITILTAWLVAGIACAQSKTDYPSKPIHLIVGFSPGGSSDTVGRALAEGLTVRLGQPVIVENKAGANGNIAAEYVARSAPDGYVLYFPSIGHAVNASLYKNLPYDPVKDFTAIGGVFSAPNILIVPANSPYKSVGELIAAGKANPGKLTFASSGSGTSVHLSAVLFEKMAKIDMIHVPYKGTGSAMPDVISGQVDMSFPNLPSGLPHVKSGSLRALGVTTAKRSAAAPTIPTIAESGLPGYDMATWYGLVAPANLPIEIRNRINKELQGILADPKFKDKLIAQGADPMPGTPEQFATFIKSEIEKWRKLIAQSQITID; encoded by the coding sequence ATGAAGGTGTGTCTCAAAACAATAACTATTCTGACTGCTTGGCTGGTTGCTGGAATCGCGTGTGCTCAAAGCAAGACTGATTATCCAAGTAAGCCCATTCACTTAATCGTGGGATTTTCTCCTGGCGGCTCTTCTGATACAGTAGGGCGCGCCTTAGCGGAAGGCCTTACCGTAAGACTGGGTCAACCGGTTATTGTTGAGAACAAAGCGGGCGCAAATGGCAATATTGCTGCCGAGTATGTAGCGCGCTCAGCACCAGATGGTTATGTACTATATTTCCCTTCGATTGGCCATGCTGTAAATGCTTCGCTCTATAAAAATCTTCCATATGATCCCGTAAAAGATTTCACGGCGATTGGTGGGGTGTTTTCAGCGCCCAATATTTTGATTGTCCCTGCAAACTCTCCTTATAAATCCGTTGGCGAGTTAATTGCAGCAGGGAAAGCCAATCCTGGCAAGCTCACTTTTGCTTCTAGTGGTAGTGGAACTTCTGTTCACTTATCTGCTGTGTTGTTTGAAAAGATGGCCAAGATCGATATGATTCACGTGCCGTATAAAGGTACAGGTAGCGCTATGCCGGATGTGATTTCTGGACAGGTGGACATGAGTTTCCCGAACTTGCCAAGCGGCTTGCCGCATGTGAAGTCAGGTAGTCTAAGAGCGCTTGGCGTTACTACTGCAAAGCGATCAGCAGCCGCACCAACTATTCCAACGATTGCTGAATCTGGGCTTCCTGGTTATGACATGGCTACTTGGTATGGTTTAGTAGCACCAGCAAATTTACCGATTGAAATTCGCAATCGAATCAATAAAGAGTTGCAAGGGATTCTGGCAGATCCTAAATTTAAGGATAAATTAATTGCGCAGGGTGCTGATCCAATGCCGGGAACCCCTGAGCAATTTGCAACCTTTATTAAAAGTGAAATTGAGAAGTGGCGTAAGTTAATTGCGCAGTCCCAAATTACGATTGATTAA
- a CDS encoding Zn-ribbon domain-containing OB-fold protein has product MSQTNQKHSEHRLPSPVANPENKAFLEAAQKDELLIKYCNSCKESHYYPRTICPHCGSDDTTWIKSAGLGEIYSYTVMRRGVEVPFAMAYVKLQEGISMLTHLTNCDFDSIRVGQKVRVVFQETQDGQKTHLFEPI; this is encoded by the coding sequence ATGAGTCAAACAAATCAAAAACATTCAGAACATCGTTTACCGAGCCCCGTTGCAAATCCTGAGAACAAAGCATTTCTCGAGGCAGCACAGAAAGATGAATTACTCATTAAGTATTGCAATTCTTGCAAGGAGTCTCATTACTATCCTCGCACCATTTGCCCGCATTGTGGTAGCGATGACACCACCTGGATCAAGTCAGCAGGATTAGGTGAAATTTATTCTTATACCGTTATGAGACGGGGCGTTGAAGTGCCTTTTGCAATGGCTTATGTCAAATTGCAAGAGGGGATTTCAATGTTGACCCATCTGACCAATTGCGATTTCGATTCCATTCGGGTTGGGCAAAAGGTCAGGGTAGTGTTCCAAGAAACGCAAGATGGTCAAAAGACCCATCTTTTTGAGCCTATTTAA
- a CDS encoding amino acid aminotransferase, with the protein MTLFASVQLAPKDPIFGLTEAYVADQRADKVNLGVGVYYTDEGKVPLLKAVIKAEEAIVAKHSPRSYIPIEGPNPYNSAVQNLLFGADSALIKDGRVVTAECLGGTGALRVGADFIKRLNLNAPCAISNPTWENHRGIFESAGFEVLEYTYFDGKTRGVDFDGMVKSLESFPKNTTVLLHACCHNPTGADITEAQWRQVIDICKNKGLIPFLDMAYQGFAAGIDQDGIAVRLFAESGMSFFVSSSFSKSFSLYGERVGALSIVTQSKDESTRVLSQLKRVIRTNYSNPPTHGAAIAAAVLNSPELRQLWEDELAEMRDRIKAMRQGLVQKLAAAGVKQDFAFIEKQRGMFSYSGLTAEQVERLQKEDGIYALSTGRICVAALNTKNIDKVAKAIARVLA; encoded by the coding sequence ATGACCCTGTTTGCCTCAGTTCAATTAGCCCCAAAAGACCCTATTTTTGGCCTCACAGAAGCGTATGTCGCCGATCAACGTGCTGACAAAGTAAACCTTGGTGTTGGCGTGTACTACACCGATGAAGGCAAAGTACCTCTTTTGAAAGCAGTCATTAAGGCTGAAGAAGCAATTGTGGCGAAACATTCTCCTCGCAGCTACATTCCGATCGAGGGTCCAAACCCATACAACAGCGCAGTACAAAACTTATTGTTTGGTGCCGATTCAGCCTTGATTAAAGATGGTCGTGTTGTAACAGCGGAATGTTTAGGTGGAACTGGCGCATTACGGGTTGGTGCAGACTTTATTAAACGACTCAACTTAAACGCGCCTTGTGCAATCAGCAATCCTACCTGGGAAAACCATCGCGGCATTTTTGAATCTGCCGGTTTTGAAGTACTTGAGTACACCTATTTTGATGGCAAGACTCGTGGTGTTGATTTTGACGGCATGGTGAAGTCTCTTGAGTCTTTCCCAAAAAATACAACTGTCTTGTTACATGCTTGCTGCCACAATCCAACAGGTGCGGATATTACTGAAGCGCAATGGCGTCAAGTAATCGACATTTGCAAAAACAAAGGTTTGATTCCATTCTTGGATATGGCTTACCAGGGCTTTGCTGCCGGCATCGATCAAGATGGCATCGCAGTACGTCTCTTCGCTGAATCTGGCATGTCTTTCTTTGTATCGAGCTCTTTCTCTAAATCATTCTCGCTATACGGTGAGCGTGTCGGAGCCTTGTCCATCGTGACGCAAAGCAAAGATGAGTCCACACGCGTGCTCTCACAATTGAAGCGCGTCATTCGTACAAACTACTCAAACCCACCAACACATGGTGCAGCAATTGCTGCGGCAGTTTTGAATTCACCTGAGCTTCGCCAACTATGGGAAGACGAATTGGCAGAAATGCGTGATCGTATTAAAGCAATGCGTCAGGGTCTGGTTCAGAAATTAGCTGCTGCTGGCGTCAAACAAGATTTCGCGTTTATTGAAAAACAACGCGGCATGTTCTCTTATTCCGGCTTAACTGCCGAACAAGTAGAGCGTTTGCAAAAAGAAGATGGCATTTATGCCCTTTCAACTGGACGTATTTGTGTCGCTGCCCTCAATACTAAAAATATTGACAAGGTAGCTAAAGCAATTGCCCGCGTATTGGCGTAA
- the rsxB gene encoding electron transport complex subunit RsxB, whose protein sequence is MKTNQVKELADRLEDLLPQTQCTKCGYPDCRGYAEALAKGEALPNQCPPGGVEGIKRLSQVLAPIYPQDAFDLHPSINSECGIERPRAVAFIDPQKCIGCTLCIQACPVDAIVGASKQMHVVLSDWCTGCDLCIPPCPVDCISMINVTGERTGWDAWSADLAALARQRYQEREQRLDREQKDNDERLAKKAAVKLAAVNAEQATSAEEEKEKERKRAIIAAAIARAQKKS, encoded by the coding sequence ATGAAGACCAACCAGGTGAAAGAGCTTGCTGATCGCCTAGAGGATCTTCTTCCTCAAACCCAATGCACTAAATGTGGTTACCCCGATTGCAGGGGGTACGCCGAGGCCCTAGCCAAGGGTGAAGCACTTCCCAACCAATGCCCACCAGGCGGGGTTGAGGGCATCAAAAGACTGAGCCAAGTATTGGCGCCAATTTACCCACAAGATGCATTTGATTTGCACCCAAGCATCAATTCCGAATGCGGTATTGAGCGCCCACGAGCAGTCGCTTTTATAGATCCGCAGAAATGTATTGGTTGCACTCTATGTATTCAGGCATGTCCCGTAGATGCAATCGTGGGCGCTTCGAAACAAATGCATGTGGTGCTCTCAGATTGGTGCACTGGTTGTGATCTTTGTATTCCACCATGCCCTGTGGACTGCATCTCGATGATCAATGTCACAGGCGAGAGAACCGGTTGGGACGCATGGAGTGCTGACTTAGCTGCGCTTGCACGCCAGCGTTATCAGGAACGTGAACAACGATTAGATCGCGAGCAAAAAGACAATGATGAGCGTTTAGCCAAGAAGGCTGCTGTAAAACTAGCCGCCGTGAATGCTGAGCAAGCCACTTCAGCGGAAGAAGAAAAAGAGAAAGAGCGTAAGCGTGCAATTATTGCCGCAGCAATTGCGAGAGCTCAGAAAAAATCATGA
- a CDS encoding Fe-S cluster assembly transcription factor, with the protein MRLTTKGRFAVTAMIDLALRETHGPVTLAGISQRQKISLSYLEQLFGKLRRFNIVESTRGPGGGYTLARPSNEVSVADIIVAVDEPLDATQCGGKGNCHTDEENHGRCMTHDLWSNLNLKMVEYLSSVTLRDLVQQQEGRGIVIQDMRPKKVKIESTKSEKSAPVLVAKKEVAPKAPLVNSVFNLARQS; encoded by the coding sequence ATGAGACTTACAACCAAAGGTCGTTTTGCAGTAACCGCCATGATTGATCTAGCCCTGCGTGAGACGCATGGTCCTGTGACATTAGCGGGAATTAGTCAGAGACAAAAAATTTCGCTTTCCTACCTCGAGCAATTGTTCGGCAAGCTACGTCGCTTCAATATTGTTGAAAGTACACGTGGACCTGGAGGTGGGTATACATTGGCTCGCCCCTCGAATGAGGTCAGTGTTGCCGACATCATTGTTGCGGTTGATGAACCCTTAGATGCTACTCAGTGTGGTGGTAAAGGTAATTGTCATACCGATGAAGAAAATCACGGCCGTTGCATGACGCATGATCTATGGAGCAATCTCAACTTAAAGATGGTTGAGTACCTGAGCTCTGTGACTTTGCGTGATTTGGTGCAACAGCAAGAAGGGCGCGGTATTGTGATTCAGGACATGCGCCCCAAGAAAGTCAAAATTGAAAGTACGAAGTCTGAAAAGTCAGCTCCAGTGCTTGTAGCAAAAAAAGAAGTTGCCCCAAAAGCGCCACTAGTGAATTCCGTATTTAATTTGGCGCGGCAAAGTTAA